GATCGTCTTTTCCAAGGTGAAAGCGGCAGTTGGCGGCAGGGTGCGTTTCTTCGTAAGCGGAGGCGGGCCCCTGGCCCCGGAGCTGAACCGCTTCTTCTACTCCATCGGGCTCACCATACTCGAAGGATACGGCCTCACCGAGACCAGTCCGGTGACGAACGTCAACTCGGACGAGCACTTTCGCATCGGAAGCGTGGGCCGGCCCGTGGCGGGAACCGAGATCCGCATCGCGGACGACGGCGAGATCGAGATCCGGGGACCGCAGGTGATGCAGGGATACTTCAATCGTCCTGAGGCCACGGCGGCCGTGATCGACGAGGACGGATGGTTCGCGACGGGCGACATCGGAAGGATCGACTCGGACGGATTTCTCCACATCACCGACCGCAAGAAGGACCTGATCGTCACCGCCGGTGGCAAGAACGTTGCTCCCCAGCCCGTCGAAAACCGGATCAAGCTGCATCCGCTGGTCGAGCAGGCGGTGATGATCGGCGACCGCCGGCCCTACTGCATCGTGCTGATCGTTCCCGACTTCGCGGCGCTGGGGGCCTGGGCGGCCGACAACGGGATCGACCGGCACGGCAGCGACCTGTCGAAGGATCCGGCCGTGGTCGCCCACATCGAGACTGCGGTGGCCGCGGCGTGCGACGGTCTGGCCTCCTTCGAAACGCCTCAGCGCGTCGCGTTGCTCCCCGGGGATCTCACCATCGACAACGGGTACCTGACCCCGACCATGAAGGTCAAGCGCAACGTGGTCGCCGCGCGGATGTCGCGTGTCATCAACAACACCTATGCCGGATGATCGCCCTGGTGCTGGTGACGGCGCCGGCGGCCGAAGCGGCCGGCCTGGCGAGCGTACTGGTGGAGGAAGGACTGATCGCCTGCGCCAACCTGAGTCCCGTTCGTTCGATCTACCGGTGGAAGGGTGAACTGTGCGACGACGCCGAGACGTTGCTGGTGATGAAGACGACCGCCGAGCGACTCGATGACCTGGAATCCCGGGTCGGTGAGCTCCACTCCTACGATGTGCCGGAGTTCGTCGTCGTCCCTACGAGCGGCGGCAACGAAGACTACCTGCAATGGGTGCGGGGGGAGACGGCAAGTCCGGACTGACGGGGTCCCGTTCCAGGAACCGGTAGCGAACCCACCCCTCTTTACCGCCGTACCAGCCTGAGCTCGAGGAGCAGCCCACGTGGCGCAAACCCCCTTCCAGCGGTATATTCCGGTCGCCTTGGAGTGAGACGGGCCGAGTCGCCCGGAACCCCGGGCTTTCGCCCACCACCTCCCACTCGCAACCCACTCCCGACATGCGCGAGCTTGTTCCCGGCGGCTACCTCTTCACCCACGGAGTCTTCTGGGCCGTAGTGGCCTTGGTAGCGGTCGGCACCAACGCCGTGCCGATCATTCTGGCGGTCGGGATCCTATTGCTCGCGTTCGAAACACTCTTCAAACAGGGGTGAGCTTCGGCATCCTCTCGGCCGGCGCCCAGGTCGTCCGTTCCGTTCAGGAGGCTGCGGATTCGCTGAACGCCGATTCGCTGGTTGCGGAGCTGACTTCGGATTCGGCTGCGGTGGAGCCGTTCTTCCAACTGCCCACCGGACCGGCGCTGTTCGTGCTGATCGCCGGAGGCGCCCTTTCTCTGCTCCTCGGGTTGTGGATCGGGCGTCCGACTCCAGGCGAACTGCGGGAGAACGCCGAGGAGATCATGTCGTCGGGCTACGGCCGCCGCAGGAAGGTCGCGCGAGCCTTCACCCCGATCGCCTGGCTCCAGCGCAACATCTCCGCGAGACGAGACCGGTCGGGAATCTCGATCAAGCGTCCGGGGGAGGACTGAGGGGGCGGAGCTCATCCCCTCCGGTCACCCGCTCGGCGGAAAGCGTGCCCGGGCCGGCGACAGGCGGTACCCGAACAGGCGCCGTCAGCCGAGCACCATCTCCACCAGGGCCAGCCCGCCACCGATCGCGCCTCCAAGAAGGAATCCGAGCCGGATGATGAGGCTGATCTCCCGTCGGCTCACCTGACGGATAAGCTGTTCCACCCGGGACATGGGGAAGTTCAGCACCTTGGCTTCGACGCGTCTGGAGATGTCGATCTGCCGCACCGCGCTCGGAATCTGCGTTTGCAGCCAATCCCACAACGGGTCGCCCAGGGCTTTCTCGATCCGTTCCGCACTGTCGGCCGGAAGCCACTCGGCCGGCAGGCCGACGGGTCGATCGACGAGGCCGCCCGCGATCTGGTGCACGGCCCGTTCGAGTTGCGTGCGGACTCCGTCCGACCGGGCGGTATCGACGATGAAACCGGCGATCTTCTCGGGGGGCACGTACTCCATCACCTCGCCCCAGGTCTTCCCACGCAGGTTGTCGACGCCCGCGAGCAGGCTGTCGTCGAGAAACTCCCGGGTCGCCGGGTTGCGAATCAGATCGACGAGCCAGACGCCGAGCGAATCCCGGGTCTTGGCGACGGCTTCGGGACCGACGACCTCGGCGATGGGTCTGCGAGCCAGGTCGGCGATCCCGTCTCTGATCCGCCGCGAGATCACCTGCTGAACCGCCGAGTCGCGTAGGAGCTCGGTAAGTCGGTCGGCCCCTTCGATCCGGATGGCGCGCACGACCTGGTGAACCGCGGTGTCGTTCACGAAAATCTTGGCCATGACCCGCTTGGGGAAGGCCTGCTCGCCCACGAAGCGCTGGATGACCTCGCTGATCGCGGATTCGACGCGCTTGCGCACCGCACGGTCGTCGAGGAGCTCTCCCAGACGGCCCGCCGCTAGCGGCAGGTAGGCCGAAATGACCTCTTCGACGGGATGAATGAGGTCGGCGGGCAGGGCCTCCTCGAAGCTCGTCCCCTTCGCCACCAGACCTTGGCTCGCAGACTCCAGGCAGTGGCCCACGGCGGACTCGATCCCCTTGCCGGCCACCACGTCCTTGAAAATGGTTCCTGCGGTTTCCTGCAACGACTGGGTCCTGCCGGGGGTCAGAAATCGCCCCACCCGCACCGAACTGATCTCGGCCGATGCGGCCCGCGTGCGCTCCAGGGTATCCCGGGTGAAGCTCTCGGAGCCGATGTATTCCTCGAGCCCGGAGACCACGTTCGCCGCCACCTGTTCCAGCAGCCGCGCCAGATCTTCGGACACCGACTCCGGCACCAGTTCGCGGAGGGAGCCGTGTCGGGTGTTGAGGGCGTCGTCGATCACCTGGGCCAGTCCGGTGTCGAACGCTCGTCTGAATTCCGGCTCGCCGAAGGTGTCCGCGAGGTCGGCGGGCGTGAGCAGTCTGTTGCCGACCATCCCGCCCACGGCCTTTGCCAGACGAGGCTGCGACTTGGGGATCGCGCCCTGGAGGTGGCGCACGGTCCAGCGCCCGAAGAGTTTGGGCGGTCGGTAGGGGTGGAAGAGCATCCAGACGGCCAGCGTGTTGGTGATGCCGCCGGCCAGCGCCCCGAAACCAACCTTCAACAGGACCGCCAGCAGAGGCGTCACGAACGGTTGGGGG
This portion of the Gemmatimonadota bacterium genome encodes:
- a CDS encoding divalent-cation tolerance protein CutA produces the protein MIALVLVTAPAAEAAGLASVLVEEGLIACANLSPVRSIYRWKGELCDDAETLLVMKTTAERLDDLESRVGELHSYDVPEFVVVPTSGGNEDYLQWVRGETASPD
- a CDS encoding DUF445 family protein gives rise to the protein MTPLLAVLLKVGFGALAGGITNTLAVWMLFHPYRPPKLFGRWTVRHLQGAIPKSQPRLAKAVGGMVGNRLLTPADLADTFGEPEFRRAFDTGLAQVIDDALNTRHGSLRELVPESVSEDLARLLEQVAANVVSGLEEYIGSESFTRDTLERTRAASAEISSVRVGRFLTPGRTQSLQETAGTIFKDVVAGKGIESAVGHCLESASQGLVAKGTSFEEALPADLIHPVEEVISAYLPLAAGRLGELLDDRAVRKRVESAISEVIQRFVGEQAFPKRVMAKIFVNDTAVHQVVRAIRIEGADRLTELLRDSAVQQVISRRIRDGIADLARRPIAEVVGPEAVAKTRDSLGVWLVDLIRNPATREFLDDSLLAGVDNLRGKTWGEVMEYVPPEKIAGFIVDTARSDGVRTQLERAVHQIAGGLVDRPVGLPAEWLPADSAERIEKALGDPLWDWLQTQIPSAVRQIDISRRVEAKVLNFPMSRVEQLIRQVSRREISLIIRLGFLLGGAIGGGLALVEMVLG